Within Ipomoea triloba cultivar NCNSP0323 chromosome 9, ASM357664v1, the genomic segment CCCAGAAGGATTTGGATTGTTCTATGCCCTGGAATACCAATTCAAAACCTCCAACAACGAAGTCGAGTATGAAGCCGTCCTTGGTGGGCTGCGGGTAGCCAAAACTTTGGGAGCTAAGAGACTCCGCATCCGGACCGACTCACGCCTGGTAGTCGGACAGGTGAAGGGAACTTATGAGATTAAAGGAGAGAGAATGAGGCAATACAACGAGGTGACTGAGGGACTCCTAAAGGAGTTCCAAGCTTATGATATCGACCATGTTCCTAGAGTAGAAAATTCAGGGGCAGATGTTCTATCTAAGATAAAATTGGGAAGGATACCAGAATACCTAGTGGGCATATGTCGGAAGGAGATGGTGGAACGACCAAGTATAAAGACTCGGGATAAGGTGGCAGAGATGGTGAATGAGATAAGCCAGCAGGGACAATGTCAGAGAGAAAGTAGTACTGAAAAGAAAATTCCTCCTAAGGTTCAGGTATTGGCCGAAAATTCCTCCTAAGGTTTAGGTATTGGCCGATCTCATCATTGACAAGGAAAAGATCGAACTGCCTGAGAACCCGATAGAAGTAGCTAGAATTAAGAGATGGCTCCGTCCTATATAGTACAAGACGGACGATTGTACAAGAGGTCTTTCGGGGGACCCCTCTTGTTGTGTTTGTTCCCGGCCGATGCGAAAAAAGTGATGGAGGAGGCGCACTCAGGAATTTGTTCAGTGCACCAAGGGGCTCATACCTTAGCGCGAAAGTTAGTACTACAAGGCTATTATTGGCCGACCATGGTTAGGGATTGCATTCGGAAAGTAGCCAAGTGCCTTACTTGTCAGGCCTTTGCTCGAAAAGAAACAATGTCGGCCTCATGGTGGAGGCCGAGCCGTTGGTATTCTCCCCATGGTGTATTATTAGTTCTACACTGCACATCACTAGGAAACCTAACAACTAAGAATCCATTCTCAGCATTTTAATTATCAATTCAATTAAACAATAtaagcaatttttttaaaacctaaCACAGATCTATCTCAATTTTCCATTAAATAATATAAGCAATTTTTTAAGGGTTTATGTTCCACCAGTCTGactcaatttttcattaaataatGTAACCACTTTTCTTCTATTTCCTTAGGGTTTAGGGACCACAAATCTGACTCAACACTCCATTCAACAATGAGAGCAATTTTCTACTTTATTCTTAAGGTTTAGGGACCACAACTTTGACTCAATATTCCATTCAACAAAGAAACCAATTTTCTACTTTGATCTTAGGGTTTAGGGACCACACGTATGACTCTATGTTCCattaaaatgcacaacaaatgACAACAAGATAGCAACAAAGATGGACCACAATGTACAACAACAAAACTAATACATAGTAGAGATGCCGGGATTTCAGTTTACAAGCAAGATAAAATCACATGCTTTTCACAAAAACTAACAAAAATCCATACCCAActataaaattgaaatgaaataacTCAGAAACTCATACCTTAACTTGAGAAATTGAAAAAGCGAACTGAAAGCcttcaacctgttgaagcaacGAAGAAACAACCCTAGTAGTCTTTGGGGATCTTTTATTGAAGCAAGAGTAAACGAAGGGTTTGGTGATTTCTGATTGAAGCGATTTGGAGATTTCTTATACTATCGATTTGTTTCTTACACGCtggaagaaaggaaaacaaaggaaaataataaatattttcatgtaATCATCCAAGTCAGCAATCAACCGGAAGAAATGGTTTGCAACTGGCTACTAGGTGAAATTGAAGGCATTTGGGGCGTTGAATGGAGTAATTGCATATTTTTTAGTCCattggtctaattgcactttcgtgttacgttcagtggccaattgcAAAATTATATGAGAACAAGCTCCGAATATCACTGTGTTTTCCCATTAAATATCAACCCTTGATCATCCTAGATGGATGAATGAAATTAATCCGCTATTTTTACAATGGGCTTGTTGTTGAATCTCTTGGCCATATAGTTCAAGGATCATCAAATGTAGAGAAGATCAAAATTCCTCCAAATAGTTCCATACTTGAATTTgtccctaatatatatatatatatatatatatatatatatatatatatatatatatgtatgtatgtatgtatagcaAATTAATGgaatgtcaaagaccttgtgctctagtggcacctggtttaCACTTCCACAAGGAAGGGTatgagtttgagcctcaatggagACGATTGGATTGGATTTTAGAAAGTCGCATTCGCATTTACTTAGACAGATGCAGAATGGATTGAGGTGAAATTCACGAATTGGAGCGAATTTGTTGGTGCATGCTCACCCTAATACTGTGCATATATTATCACTTTTGATTTTTCAATTCGCATGTCATGCTCTAATTAACTTAATatagaattaaattaaaatatgtaataagaGTTTTTCTGcacttattagtttttatattcaaattcaaatggagaaaaaaaaaataggcaaGGGAAACCACAAAGTTGACCCCAAAAGGCCATGGTGATTGGTGGATCCCAAATGCCTACCTtttgacccttttttttttcatcttgatTGAAGTAAAAACAATTTAAGGATCATAAAATGTAGACAAGATTAAAATGCCTCCAAATAGTTCCACACTTCCTAGTGCATAGATAAATTAGATTCAAAGAGACAAAAGTTAAAGCAAACAACAAAAGATGACTCAAAAAGACATGGGATGTCCCAAGTTCCCACCTTTGAAGTTAGCTTTTCTGCCTTCTCCAATTCATGACTCAAATGCAAATGTTTCATCCATAAACAAACAAGAAAGTCAGTTTATCAGTTAACACATACAAGTTCTGTATAGTAATAAAATCATACATGAACTTACAGCTGGTGCTGTCATAGAATCACCAATCTCCTTAGCTTCATACTAAaaagttagggataaaaaaaCTTAATGATGACCAAGATCCCAGCTTTTTGGCATTCTCAATGATAAACATAATAATTCATTCGTTTTAGAAGGAAAGATATAATATGCTAATTTGATTGCAAGATTCCACTCTATGTAGATAACTAAATATTCCAGAGTATATTCAACTATTCAAGaagataaattgaaaaaattgacaAGAGATCTAAACTAACCAAAACCAAATCTTAACTCACTGATTCAGTAAGAAgtatttagaagaagaaattaatgTTCCAAATTCAGCAGTCACAATGTGGACTTTATGTGAAAAGTAAACAAATCCCTTGTACGCACTGAGTTACAGTGATTTACCTTCTCTGTGTCGGATCGGGGTGTGAGTCAATTATAGCCTCCTCCGGCCATCGGAGTACTGAGAAATCGGGATCACTTCCGAAAGCGGAGTAGAAAGCGGCGTTGGCAGCGGGGAATTACGGCAGACCGGACACGAGGCGTTGAGTTTCAGCCACGCATCAATACAACCTACGTGAAAGCAATGCTTACAATCCGGCAACATCCTTAATATCTCCGAATCCTTGTAGTGGCAAAGGCATATGGAGCACACCGCATCATCTCCGGTGAAACGAGAGTTATTCTGGGAGTAGGCGAGCT encodes:
- the LOC116029650 gene encoding uncharacterized protein LOC116029650, whose protein sequence is MTETAKESVVQVLKKYRQIFAWGPEDMPGVDRSIITHRLAVDPTYRLVVQRKRHLSIDRREFVKKEIDALLVAGMIRRNPTSSGRLVKWAVALTQYGIEYQLRPAIKAQALADFIVECTTQDSKGNSVIVPDSEEWWEMHADGVSSQKHHEARVMLTTPEGFGLFYALEYQFKTSNNEVEYEAVLGGLRVAKTLGAKRLRIRTDSRLVVGQVKGTYEIKGERMRQYNEVTEGLLKEFQAYDIDHVPRVENSGADVLSKIKLGRIPEYLVGICRKEMVERPSIKTRDKVAEMVNEISQQGQCQRESSTEKKIPPKVQVLAENSS